One part of the Panthera leo isolate Ple1 chromosome D4, P.leo_Ple1_pat1.1, whole genome shotgun sequence genome encodes these proteins:
- the GOLGA2 gene encoding golgin subfamily A member 2 isoform X3, which translates to MMWPTPRPFSLPVMSEETRQSKLAAARKKLREYQQRNSPGIPAGSKKKRKIKNGSSPETTTADDCHSPEDIQDILKVLVSDLNRSNGVALPPLDKWKAPKDRAAPAAPTVDDTVSPGGVPSPCASPPRVTSMASTQNHDAKNEPFLMEESKCLSSTESLRQLSQQLNGLVSESSSYINGEGLATSANIKDLEKQQHQETLDQLEKEKKEFEQKLMKEQGSLREQLQVHIQTIGILVSEKTDLHTALVHTQQAVRQKAGESEDLASRLQSSRQRVGELERTLSAVSTQQKQVDKHNKDLTKERDALKLELYKNNKDNEDLKEHNSELEERLRVCMEEKEALQLGVQELEKKLEMSELLLQQFASGSKPPDSNQQLQQALEERARLETRVGQLKDTLKHMQLERDKYVENLKEDNAFWQERMKQMSEKMQQLKEEKEHSVSQVQELEASLAELKKQIEVPPAQEPPAGPSEVEERLQAEAERLQKELENLAGQLRAQVQDNEGLSRLNWEQEQRLLELERAAECWGEQAEERKQILETMQNDRTTISRALSQNRELKEQLAELQNGFVRLSNENMEISSALQSEQHVKKELAKKLGQLQERLAELKETVELKSQEAESLQQQRDQYVSHLQQYVAAYQQHVAAFQQLASDKEMLQKQVLLQTQLMDRLQHEEVQGKAEAEMARQELQETQGRLEAATQQNQQLQAQLNLMAVPEEGDGLDGEEKDGEAAPPKLSMPEDLDSREAMVAFCNSALASAEEEQARLRGQLKEQRLRCKRLARLVAPGTTEDSVPGETHQALQVAMDKLQSRFLELMQEKVDLKERVEDLEHRCIQLSGETDTIGEYITLYQNQRAMLKERHREKEEYISRLAQDKEEMKVKLLELQELVLRLVDERNEWQGKFLATAQNPAGEPATAPPAQELGAASGRGDDLREVSLADGDSAEPPQGEALSRHTAAENPTAQQIMQLLCEIQNPRERPGLGNNPCVPFFYRADENDQVKITVV; encoded by the exons ATTCAGGACATTCTGAAGGTGCTGGTGTCCGACCTTAACCGCTCCAATGGGGTAGCGCTCCCCCCATTGGACAAGTGGAAG GCGCCCAAAGACCGCGCCGCTCCTGCTGCACCAACTGTTGATGACACCGTGTCACCTGGCGGTGTCCCTTCCCCCTGTGCTAGTCCCCCCCGTGTCACTAGCATGGCATCAACTCAG AACCATGATGCAAAAAATGAACCTTTTCTCATGGAAGAAAGCAA ATGTCTGTCATCTACCGAGAGCCTGCGACAGCTTTCTCAGCAGCTCAATGGTCTTGTGTCTGAG TCTTCATCCTACATCAATGGGGAGGGCCTGGCTACTTCTGCTAACATAAAGGATCTGGAG AAACAACAGCACCAGGAAACTTTGGATCAACTGGAAAAA GAGAAGAAGGAGTTTGAGCAGAAGCTTATGAAGGAACAGGGTTCTCTAAGGGAACAGCTACAG GTTCACATCCAGACCATAGGGATTCTGGTGTCTGAGAAGACCGATTTACATACAGCCTTGGTCCATACACAGCAGGCAGTCAGGCAGAAAGCAG GAGAGTCTGAAGATCTTGCTAGTCGCCTGCAGTCTTCCCGCCAGCGCGTAGGAGAGCTGGAGCGCACGCTGTCTGCTGTGTCTACACAGCAGAAACAGGTggacaag CACAACAAGGACTTGACCAAAGAGCGAGATGCCCTCAAACTGGAATTATACAAGAACAA CAAAGACAACGAGGACCTAAAGGAGCATAACTCGGAGCTGGAAGAGAGGCTGCGTGTCTGTATGGAAGAGAAGGAGGCCCTGCAGCTTGGGGTGCAGGAGCTGGAGAAGAAGCTGGAGATGTCGGAGCTCCTGCTGCAGCAG TTTGCTAGTGGGTCTAAACCCCCCGACAGCAACCAACAGTTACAGCAGGCCCTGGAAGAACGGGCACGGCTGGAGACACGTGTGGGGCAG CTGAAAGACACCCTCAAGCATATGCAGCTGGAGAGAGACAAGTACGTAGAGAATCTGAAAGAGGATAATGCCTTTTGGCAGGAAAGGATGAAACAGATGTCTGAAAAG ATGCAGCagttgaaggaagagaaggagcacAGCGTGAGTCAGGTGCAGGAGCTGGAGGCCAGCTTGGCTGAACTGAAGAAACAGATAG AGGTCCCCCCAGCCCAGGAACCTCCAGCAGGGCCCTCGGAGGTGGAAGAGCGACTGCAGGCGGAGGCTGAACGACTACAGAAGGAGCTGGAGAACCTGGCAGGGCAGCTGCGGGCCCAGGTGCAGGACAACGAAGGTCTGAGCCGCCTGAACTGGGAGCAGGAGCAGCGGCTGCTGGAGCTGGAGCGGGCCGCCGAGTGCTGGGGGGAGCAGGCTGAGGAGCGCAAGCAGATTCTGGAGACGATGCAGAATGACCGTACCACCATCAGCCGTGCGCTGTCCCAGAACCGTGAGCTCAAGGAGCAGCTGGCTGAGCTGCAGAATGGCTTCGTCAGGCTG AGCAACGAGAATATGGAGATTTCCAGCGCGCTGCAGTCAGAGCAGCATGTCAAGAAGGAGCTGGCCAAGAAGCTGGGCCAGCTGCAGGAGAGGCTGGCGGAGCTGAAGGAGACG GTGGAGCTGAAGAGCCAGGAGGCCGAGAGCCTGCAGCAGCAGCGAGACCAGTACGTGAGCCACCTGCAGCAGTACGTGGCGGCCTATCAGCAGCACGTGGCCGCCTTTCAGCAGCTGGCCTCCGACAAGGAGATGCTGCAGAAGCAGGTGCTGCTGCAGACGCAGCTTATGGACCGGCTGCAGCACGAGGAAGTTCAGGGCAAGGCGGAGGCCGAGATGGCCCGCCAAGAGTTACAGGAGACCCAG GGACGCCTGGAAGCTGCCACCCAGCAGAACCAGCAGCTCCAGGCGCAGCTGAACCTCATGGCTGTGCCTGAGGAAG GAGACGGACTGGACGGTGAGGAGAAGGACGGGGAGGCAGCCCCGCCGAAGCTGAGCATGCCGGAGGACCTAGATAGCCGCGAGGCCATG GTGGCATTTTGTAACTCGGCCCTGGCCAGTGCCGAGGAGGAGCAGGCGCGGCTGCGCGGGCAGCTGAAGGAGCAGAGGCTGCGCTGCAAGCGCCTGGCTCGCCTGGTGGCCCCTGGGACCACCGAGGACAGCGTGCCTGGGGAGACCCACCAGGCCCTCCAGGTGGCCATGGACAAGCTGCAG AGCCGCTTCCTGGAGCTCATGCAGGAGAAAGTGGATCTGAAGGAGCGGGTGGAGGACCTGGAGCATCGCTGCATCCAGCTTTCTGGAGAGACGGACACCATAG GAGAGTACATTACCCTCTACCAGAATCAGAGGGCCATGCTAAAGGAGCGGCACCGGGAGAAAGAGGAGTACATTAGCCGACTGGCtcaggataaagaagaaatgaag GTGAAGCTACTGGAGCTGCAGGAGCTGGTGCTCCGTCTGGTGGACGAGCGAAATGAATGGCAGGGCAAGTTCCTGGCCACTGCCCAGAACCCTGCTGGGGAACCCGCTACGGCACCCCCAGCCCAAGAGCTTGGCGCTGCCAGTGGCCGGGGTG ATGATCTTCGAGAAGTGAGCCTGGCCGACggtgacagtgcggagcctcccCAGGGAGAGGCCCTGTCACGCCACACTGCAGCTGAGAACCCCACCGCTCAGCAGATCATGCAGCTGCTGTGTGAGATCCAGAACCCCCGAGAACGCCCGGGCTTGGGCAACAACCCCTGTGTCCCCTTCTTCTACCGGGCCGATGAAAATGATCAGGTGAAGATCACGGTGGTCTAG
- the GOLGA2 gene encoding golgin subfamily A member 2 isoform X1 — protein MMWPTPRPFSLPVMSEETRQSKLAAARKKLREYQQRNSPGIPAGSKKKRKIKNGSSPETTTADDCHSPEDIQDILKVLVSDLNRSNGVALPPLDKWKAPKDRAAPAAPTVDDTVSPGGVPSPCASPPRVTSMASTQNHDAKNEPFLMEESKCLSSTESLRQLSQQLNGLVSESSSYINGEGLATSANIKDLESRYQELSLALDSSNLTNKQLSSKIEELKQQHQETLDQLEKEKKEFEQKLMKEQGSLREQLQVHIQTIGILVSEKTDLHTALVHTQQAVRQKAGESEDLASRLQSSRQRVGELERTLSAVSTQQKQVDKHNKDLTKERDALKLELYKNNKDNEDLKEHNSELEERLRVCMEEKEALQLGVQELEKKLEMSELLLQQFASGSKPPDSNQQLQQALEERARLETRVGQLKDTLKHMQLERDKYVENLKEDNAFWQERMKQMSEKMQQLKEEKEHSVSQVQELEASLAELKKQIEVPPAQEPPAGPSEVEERLQAEAERLQKELENLAGQLRAQVQDNEGLSRLNWEQEQRLLELERAAECWGEQAEERKQILETMQNDRTTISRALSQNRELKEQLAELQNGFVRLSNENMEISSALQSEQHVKKELAKKLGQLQERLAELKETVELKSQEAESLQQQRDQYVSHLQQYVAAYQQHVAAFQQLASDKEMLQKQVLLQTQLMDRLQHEEVQGKAEAEMARQELQETQGRLEAATQQNQQLQAQLNLMAVPEEGDGLDGEEKDGEAAPPKLSMPEDLDSREAMVAFCNSALASAEEEQARLRGQLKEQRLRCKRLARLVAPGTTEDSVPGETHQALQVAMDKLQSRFLELMQEKVDLKERVEDLEHRCIQLSGETDTIGEYITLYQNQRAMLKERHREKEEYISRLAQDKEEMKVKLLELQELVLRLVDERNEWQGKFLATAQNPAGEPATAPPAQELGAASGRGDDLREVSLADGDSAEPPQGEALSRHTAAENPTAQQIMQLLCEIQNPRERPGLGNNPCVPFFYRADENDQVKITVV, from the exons ATTCAGGACATTCTGAAGGTGCTGGTGTCCGACCTTAACCGCTCCAATGGGGTAGCGCTCCCCCCATTGGACAAGTGGAAG GCGCCCAAAGACCGCGCCGCTCCTGCTGCACCAACTGTTGATGACACCGTGTCACCTGGCGGTGTCCCTTCCCCCTGTGCTAGTCCCCCCCGTGTCACTAGCATGGCATCAACTCAG AACCATGATGCAAAAAATGAACCTTTTCTCATGGAAGAAAGCAA ATGTCTGTCATCTACCGAGAGCCTGCGACAGCTTTCTCAGCAGCTCAATGGTCTTGTGTCTGAG TCTTCATCCTACATCAATGGGGAGGGCCTGGCTACTTCTGCTAACATAAAGGATCTGGAG AGCCGGTACCAAGAGCTATCACTAGCCCTGGACTCCAGCAAtctaacaaacaaacaactcagtAGCAAGATAGAGGAATTG AAACAACAGCACCAGGAAACTTTGGATCAACTGGAAAAA GAGAAGAAGGAGTTTGAGCAGAAGCTTATGAAGGAACAGGGTTCTCTAAGGGAACAGCTACAG GTTCACATCCAGACCATAGGGATTCTGGTGTCTGAGAAGACCGATTTACATACAGCCTTGGTCCATACACAGCAGGCAGTCAGGCAGAAAGCAG GAGAGTCTGAAGATCTTGCTAGTCGCCTGCAGTCTTCCCGCCAGCGCGTAGGAGAGCTGGAGCGCACGCTGTCTGCTGTGTCTACACAGCAGAAACAGGTggacaag CACAACAAGGACTTGACCAAAGAGCGAGATGCCCTCAAACTGGAATTATACAAGAACAA CAAAGACAACGAGGACCTAAAGGAGCATAACTCGGAGCTGGAAGAGAGGCTGCGTGTCTGTATGGAAGAGAAGGAGGCCCTGCAGCTTGGGGTGCAGGAGCTGGAGAAGAAGCTGGAGATGTCGGAGCTCCTGCTGCAGCAG TTTGCTAGTGGGTCTAAACCCCCCGACAGCAACCAACAGTTACAGCAGGCCCTGGAAGAACGGGCACGGCTGGAGACACGTGTGGGGCAG CTGAAAGACACCCTCAAGCATATGCAGCTGGAGAGAGACAAGTACGTAGAGAATCTGAAAGAGGATAATGCCTTTTGGCAGGAAAGGATGAAACAGATGTCTGAAAAG ATGCAGCagttgaaggaagagaaggagcacAGCGTGAGTCAGGTGCAGGAGCTGGAGGCCAGCTTGGCTGAACTGAAGAAACAGATAG AGGTCCCCCCAGCCCAGGAACCTCCAGCAGGGCCCTCGGAGGTGGAAGAGCGACTGCAGGCGGAGGCTGAACGACTACAGAAGGAGCTGGAGAACCTGGCAGGGCAGCTGCGGGCCCAGGTGCAGGACAACGAAGGTCTGAGCCGCCTGAACTGGGAGCAGGAGCAGCGGCTGCTGGAGCTGGAGCGGGCCGCCGAGTGCTGGGGGGAGCAGGCTGAGGAGCGCAAGCAGATTCTGGAGACGATGCAGAATGACCGTACCACCATCAGCCGTGCGCTGTCCCAGAACCGTGAGCTCAAGGAGCAGCTGGCTGAGCTGCAGAATGGCTTCGTCAGGCTG AGCAACGAGAATATGGAGATTTCCAGCGCGCTGCAGTCAGAGCAGCATGTCAAGAAGGAGCTGGCCAAGAAGCTGGGCCAGCTGCAGGAGAGGCTGGCGGAGCTGAAGGAGACG GTGGAGCTGAAGAGCCAGGAGGCCGAGAGCCTGCAGCAGCAGCGAGACCAGTACGTGAGCCACCTGCAGCAGTACGTGGCGGCCTATCAGCAGCACGTGGCCGCCTTTCAGCAGCTGGCCTCCGACAAGGAGATGCTGCAGAAGCAGGTGCTGCTGCAGACGCAGCTTATGGACCGGCTGCAGCACGAGGAAGTTCAGGGCAAGGCGGAGGCCGAGATGGCCCGCCAAGAGTTACAGGAGACCCAG GGACGCCTGGAAGCTGCCACCCAGCAGAACCAGCAGCTCCAGGCGCAGCTGAACCTCATGGCTGTGCCTGAGGAAG GAGACGGACTGGACGGTGAGGAGAAGGACGGGGAGGCAGCCCCGCCGAAGCTGAGCATGCCGGAGGACCTAGATAGCCGCGAGGCCATG GTGGCATTTTGTAACTCGGCCCTGGCCAGTGCCGAGGAGGAGCAGGCGCGGCTGCGCGGGCAGCTGAAGGAGCAGAGGCTGCGCTGCAAGCGCCTGGCTCGCCTGGTGGCCCCTGGGACCACCGAGGACAGCGTGCCTGGGGAGACCCACCAGGCCCTCCAGGTGGCCATGGACAAGCTGCAG AGCCGCTTCCTGGAGCTCATGCAGGAGAAAGTGGATCTGAAGGAGCGGGTGGAGGACCTGGAGCATCGCTGCATCCAGCTTTCTGGAGAGACGGACACCATAG GAGAGTACATTACCCTCTACCAGAATCAGAGGGCCATGCTAAAGGAGCGGCACCGGGAGAAAGAGGAGTACATTAGCCGACTGGCtcaggataaagaagaaatgaag GTGAAGCTACTGGAGCTGCAGGAGCTGGTGCTCCGTCTGGTGGACGAGCGAAATGAATGGCAGGGCAAGTTCCTGGCCACTGCCCAGAACCCTGCTGGGGAACCCGCTACGGCACCCCCAGCCCAAGAGCTTGGCGCTGCCAGTGGCCGGGGTG ATGATCTTCGAGAAGTGAGCCTGGCCGACggtgacagtgcggagcctcccCAGGGAGAGGCCCTGTCACGCCACACTGCAGCTGAGAACCCCACCGCTCAGCAGATCATGCAGCTGCTGTGTGAGATCCAGAACCCCCGAGAACGCCCGGGCTTGGGCAACAACCCCTGTGTCCCCTTCTTCTACCGGGCCGATGAAAATGATCAGGTGAAGATCACGGTGGTCTAG